Proteins encoded together in one Papaver somniferum cultivar HN1 unplaced genomic scaffold, ASM357369v1 unplaced-scaffold_21, whole genome shotgun sequence window:
- the LOC113340291 gene encoding serine/threonine-protein kinase PKH2-like isoform X2 — MKKRLDDDKMTVEMSLRLKPLLQSMGQSIHIFDTTGCIIYWNCMAELLFGHSASEALGQNVCELLVHSQDADEGNEIVERIIAGEDWTGQFPVRNKVGEAFCIIVTSTTLYDDNGRLVGIICISGDADPFRDVFVPFSGKISPKGCSNSRWLRSCSPTVQPGVNTQQPLQDMVASNKSNLACRVSNKVWFEMKTNENTLGPEVQSGDSDYFYHRKDLSSSRASTPRRGILPSPFGVPIKDTLERRSLEQPVRDSGRDDGDGVIGTYKKITSKAEAWISKKGISWPWMGSEQDALVARTTHDVIPFANHDGEIYFDQQKNSDFNERLGFQVVGNNQLECEAPGSLPPSIVKRTSSVSTSGNKRSSGIRKVDRETCSLDYDILWEDLTIGEKIGQGSCGSVYRGLWCGSDVALKRFSKDGYSDDLLHSYRQEVLLMKRLRHPNVLLFMGAVASPQHLCIVTEFLPRGSLYQLLRRGSQKLDCRRRILMALDIARGMNYLHLCNPPIVHRDLKSSNLLVDKNWTVKVADFGLSKFKQQTFLSTLTGRGTPQWMAPEVLRNDRSDEKSDIYSYGVVLWEIATQKIPWDNYNSMQVIGAVGFMDQRLDIPKEMDPEWASIIESCWQSDPEHRPTFRELVEKLKHLQRLQAQASRLAQGSETTTSALDI, encoded by the exons AAGAGACTTGACGACGACAAGATGACCGTAGAAATGTCACTGAGGCTCAAACCTCTCTTACAG TCTATGGGTCAGTCTATTCATATTTTTGATACTACTGGTTGCATAATTTACTG GAATTGCATGGCAGAGCTCCTCTTTGGACACTCTGCATCAGAAGCGCTTGGCCAGAATGTCTGTGAGTTACTCGTACATTCCCAAGACgctgatgaaggaaatgaaatagTGGAGAGGATTATCGCGGGAGAAGATTGGACAGGACAGTTCCCAGTAAGGAATAAAGTAGGGGAAGCTTTTTGTATCATTGTGACCAGTACCACATTATATGATGATAATGGTAGATTGGTAGGGATTATTTGTATATCAGGTGATGCAGATCCCTTTAGAGATGTTTTCGTTCCATTTTCTGGAAAAATTTCTCCTAAAGGGTGTTCAAACTCTAGATGGCTTAGGAGTTGTAGCCCAACAGTTCAACCTGGTGTTAATACTCAGCAACCTCTGCAAGATATGGTCGCCTCAAACAAATCGAATTTG GCATGTAGAGTGTCCAACAAAGTTTGGTTTGAAATGAAGACTAACGAGAACACTTTGGGGCCGGAAGTCCAGTCTGGAGATAGCGATTATTTTTATCACAGGAAGGATCTAAGTTCGAGTAGAGCTAGCACACCTAGACGAGGCATACTCCCGTCTCCCTTTGGTGTTCCTATCAAAGATACCCTAGAGAGAAGATCCCTTGAACAACCTGTCAGAGATTCTGGTCGCGATGATGGTGATGGGGTGATTGGGACGTACAAGAAAATAACCTCTAAGGCAGAGGCTTGGATTAGCAAAAAGGGGATATCATGGCCATGGATGGGAAGTGAGCAGGATGCGTTGGTAGCGCGGACTACCCATGATGTCATTCCATTCGCGAATCATGATGGTGAAATTTACTTTGATCAACAGAAGAATTCTGATTTTAACGAAAGGCTGGGGTTCCAGGTTGTTGGTAATAACCAGTTAGAATGTGAAGCCCCAGGTTCTTTGCCTCCTTCTATTGTCAAACGTACAAGCAGTGTGAGCACAAGTGGTAATAAAAGAAGCAGTGGTATTCGTAAAGTTGACAGGGAAACATGTTCCTTGGATTATGATATCTTGTGGGAAGATTTGACAATCGGGGAAAAAATCGGTCAAG GTTCATGTGGAAGTGTGTATCGTGGTCTATGGTGTGGCTCG GATGTTGCACTAAAGCGATTCTCAAAAGATGGTTACTCAGATGACTTGCTGCATTCCTACAGACAAGAG GTCTTACTTATGAAGAGGCTCCGGCATCCAAATGTACTACTATTTATGGGGGCAGTAGCATCACCTCAGCATCTCTGCATTGTTACAGAGTTCCTGCCACG TGGAAGTTTGTATCAGTTGCTTCGGCGGGGCTCTCAGAAATTAGATTGCAGGCGACGTATTCTCATGGCTTTGGACATT GCACGGGGTATGAATTATCTTCATCTTTGCAACCCACCTATTGTTCATCGTGACTTGAAGTCATCAAATCTGTTGGTTGATAAAAACTGGACTGTGAAG GTTGCCGACTTTGGTCTCTCAAAATTCAAGCAGCAAACATTTCTGTCAACCTTGACCGGACGAGGAACG CCGCAGTGGATGGCTCCAGAGGTTCTCCGTAATGATCGGTCAGATGAGAA GTCTGACATTTATAGTTATGGAGTAGTATTGTGGGAAATTGCCACACAAAAGATCCCTTGGGATAACTATAACTCAATGCAG GTGATTGGAGCTGTAGGATTCATGGACCAACGACTTGACATTCCAAAAGAAATGGATCCAGAATGGGCCTCTATAATTGAGAGCTGCTGGCAAAG TGACCCAGAACACCGACCAACATTTCGGGAACTGGTTGAGAAATTAAAGCATCTGCAGAGACTTCAAGCCCAAGCATCCCGCTTAGCACAAGGCAGTGAAACTACAACGTCGGCACTAGATATTTGA
- the LOC113340291 gene encoding uncharacterized protein LOC113340291 isoform X1, whose translation MGGNPSAEQQHLLKKVQEFEAEQLYLKEEIYKLTLSSSYIPSKSGFIKRSNCARNDSVAGDDDEGNSCNSDNWKMGSASFGFSPPLQSQSRRRRPRAEFSYPNTGIETSVLSFTDKQFLNILQSMGQSIHIFDTTGCIIYWNCMAELLFGHSASEALGQNVCELLVHSQDADEGNEIVERIIAGEDWTGQFPVRNKVGEAFCIIVTSTTLYDDNGRLVGIICISGDADPFRDVFVPFSGKISPKGCSNSRWLRSCSPTVQPGVNTQQPLQDMVASNKSNLACRVSNKVWFEMKTNENTLGPEVQSGDSDYFYHRKDLSSSRASTPRRGILPSPFGVPIKDTLERRSLEQPVRDSGRDDGDGVIGTYKKITSKAEAWISKKGISWPWMGSEQDALVARTTHDVIPFANHDGEIYFDQQKNSDFNERLGFQVVGNNQLECEAPGSLPPSIVKRTSSVSTSGNKRSSGIRKVDRETCSLDYDILWEDLTIGEKIGQGSCGSVYRGLWCGSDVALKRFSKDGYSDDLLHSYRQEVLLMKRLRHPNVLLFMGAVASPQHLCIVTEFLPRGSLYQLLRRGSQKLDCRRRILMALDIARGMNYLHLCNPPIVHRDLKSSNLLVDKNWTVKVADFGLSKFKQQTFLSTLTGRGTPQWMAPEVLRNDRSDEKSDIYSYGVVLWEIATQKIPWDNYNSMQVIGAVGFMDQRLDIPKEMDPEWASIIESCWQSDPEHRPTFRELVEKLKHLQRLQAQASRLAQGSETTTSALDI comes from the exons atgGGAGGCAATCCATCAGCAGAACAACAACACCTCCTGAAGAAGGTTCAAGAATTTGAAGCAGAACAATTATATCTCAAAGAAGAGATCTACAAATTAACCCTTTCGTCTTCTTACATACCTAGTAAATCAGGTTTCATTAAAAGATCCAACTGTGCACGAAATGACAGTGttgctggtgatgatgatgagggaaATAGTTGTAACTCTGATAATTGGAAAATGGGTTCTGCTTCATTTGGATTTTCACCCCCTTTACAGAGTCAGAGTAGGAGGAGAAGACCTAGAGCCGAGTTTTCATACCCTAATACAGGAATTGAAACTTCTGTTCTGAGTTTTACTGATAAGCAGTTTTTGAATATCTTGCAGTCTATGGGTCAGTCTATTCATATTTTTGATACTACTGGTTGCATAATTTACTG GAATTGCATGGCAGAGCTCCTCTTTGGACACTCTGCATCAGAAGCGCTTGGCCAGAATGTCTGTGAGTTACTCGTACATTCCCAAGACgctgatgaaggaaatgaaatagTGGAGAGGATTATCGCGGGAGAAGATTGGACAGGACAGTTCCCAGTAAGGAATAAAGTAGGGGAAGCTTTTTGTATCATTGTGACCAGTACCACATTATATGATGATAATGGTAGATTGGTAGGGATTATTTGTATATCAGGTGATGCAGATCCCTTTAGAGATGTTTTCGTTCCATTTTCTGGAAAAATTTCTCCTAAAGGGTGTTCAAACTCTAGATGGCTTAGGAGTTGTAGCCCAACAGTTCAACCTGGTGTTAATACTCAGCAACCTCTGCAAGATATGGTCGCCTCAAACAAATCGAATTTG GCATGTAGAGTGTCCAACAAAGTTTGGTTTGAAATGAAGACTAACGAGAACACTTTGGGGCCGGAAGTCCAGTCTGGAGATAGCGATTATTTTTATCACAGGAAGGATCTAAGTTCGAGTAGAGCTAGCACACCTAGACGAGGCATACTCCCGTCTCCCTTTGGTGTTCCTATCAAAGATACCCTAGAGAGAAGATCCCTTGAACAACCTGTCAGAGATTCTGGTCGCGATGATGGTGATGGGGTGATTGGGACGTACAAGAAAATAACCTCTAAGGCAGAGGCTTGGATTAGCAAAAAGGGGATATCATGGCCATGGATGGGAAGTGAGCAGGATGCGTTGGTAGCGCGGACTACCCATGATGTCATTCCATTCGCGAATCATGATGGTGAAATTTACTTTGATCAACAGAAGAATTCTGATTTTAACGAAAGGCTGGGGTTCCAGGTTGTTGGTAATAACCAGTTAGAATGTGAAGCCCCAGGTTCTTTGCCTCCTTCTATTGTCAAACGTACAAGCAGTGTGAGCACAAGTGGTAATAAAAGAAGCAGTGGTATTCGTAAAGTTGACAGGGAAACATGTTCCTTGGATTATGATATCTTGTGGGAAGATTTGACAATCGGGGAAAAAATCGGTCAAG GTTCATGTGGAAGTGTGTATCGTGGTCTATGGTGTGGCTCG GATGTTGCACTAAAGCGATTCTCAAAAGATGGTTACTCAGATGACTTGCTGCATTCCTACAGACAAGAG GTCTTACTTATGAAGAGGCTCCGGCATCCAAATGTACTACTATTTATGGGGGCAGTAGCATCACCTCAGCATCTCTGCATTGTTACAGAGTTCCTGCCACG TGGAAGTTTGTATCAGTTGCTTCGGCGGGGCTCTCAGAAATTAGATTGCAGGCGACGTATTCTCATGGCTTTGGACATT GCACGGGGTATGAATTATCTTCATCTTTGCAACCCACCTATTGTTCATCGTGACTTGAAGTCATCAAATCTGTTGGTTGATAAAAACTGGACTGTGAAG GTTGCCGACTTTGGTCTCTCAAAATTCAAGCAGCAAACATTTCTGTCAACCTTGACCGGACGAGGAACG CCGCAGTGGATGGCTCCAGAGGTTCTCCGTAATGATCGGTCAGATGAGAA GTCTGACATTTATAGTTATGGAGTAGTATTGTGGGAAATTGCCACACAAAAGATCCCTTGGGATAACTATAACTCAATGCAG GTGATTGGAGCTGTAGGATTCATGGACCAACGACTTGACATTCCAAAAGAAATGGATCCAGAATGGGCCTCTATAATTGAGAGCTGCTGGCAAAG TGACCCAGAACACCGACCAACATTTCGGGAACTGGTTGAGAAATTAAAGCATCTGCAGAGACTTCAAGCCCAAGCATCCCGCTTAGCACAAGGCAGTGAAACTACAACGTCGGCACTAGATATTTGA
- the LOC113339706 gene encoding uncharacterized protein LOC113339706, translating to MVVTRTLWNTRRDVHFQNLKIEPQAVAKKALSFSKYIENLYNRQQHDSFIDKPSVHIEQLWTPPDFLFIKANYDASYDPDNGLTGVAVILRDGAGNWRGGLSKCYAGIRSSEQAECVTFYDAVKWCEELQISQVIVETDLKGIENYINNAAPVISWESETILLDAIDKLKFFIRWNCSFVSRKCNKTADTLAKYRRQHKVSRI from the coding sequence ATGGTGGTAACCCGGACTCTATGGAATACAAGACGTGACGTGCATTTTCAAAATCTGAAGATTGAGCCACAAGCAGTTGCTAAGAAAGCTTTGAGTTTCTCTAAGTATATAGAGAATCTCTACAACAGACAACAACACGATAGTTTTATAGATAAACCTTCTGTGCATATAGAACAATTATGGACACCACCTGATTTTCTCTTTATTAAAGCTAACTATGATGCTTCTTATGATCCTGATAATGGACTAACAGGTGTTGCCGTTATTCTTCGTGATGGTGCAGGAAACTGGAGAGGTGGCCTCTCAAAATGCTATGCAGGAATAAGGAGTTCGGAACAAGCAGAATGTGTTACCTTCTATGACGCAGTTAAATGGTGTGAAGAACTACAAATTTcacaagttattgtggaaacTGACTTAAAGGGAATTGAGAACTACATCAACAACGCTGCTCCAGTTATTTCATGGGAGAGTGAAACAATTTTGCTTGATGCGATAGACAAACTGAAGTTTTTTATTAGATGGAATTGTTCCTTTGTTTCTAGAAAATGTAATAAAACTGCTGATACTTTGGCCAAATACAGAAGACAACATAAAGTCTCCAGGATTTGA
- the LOC113340291 gene encoding probable serine/threonine-protein kinase SIS8 isoform X3: protein MAELLFGHSASEALGQNVCELLVHSQDADEGNEIVERIIAGEDWTGQFPVRNKVGEAFCIIVTSTTLYDDNGRLVGIICISGDADPFRDVFVPFSGKISPKGCSNSRWLRSCSPTVQPGVNTQQPLQDMVASNKSNLACRVSNKVWFEMKTNENTLGPEVQSGDSDYFYHRKDLSSSRASTPRRGILPSPFGVPIKDTLERRSLEQPVRDSGRDDGDGVIGTYKKITSKAEAWISKKGISWPWMGSEQDALVARTTHDVIPFANHDGEIYFDQQKNSDFNERLGFQVVGNNQLECEAPGSLPPSIVKRTSSVSTSGNKRSSGIRKVDRETCSLDYDILWEDLTIGEKIGQGSCGSVYRGLWCGSDVALKRFSKDGYSDDLLHSYRQEVLLMKRLRHPNVLLFMGAVASPQHLCIVTEFLPRGSLYQLLRRGSQKLDCRRRILMALDIARGMNYLHLCNPPIVHRDLKSSNLLVDKNWTVKVADFGLSKFKQQTFLSTLTGRGTPQWMAPEVLRNDRSDEKSDIYSYGVVLWEIATQKIPWDNYNSMQVIGAVGFMDQRLDIPKEMDPEWASIIESCWQSDPEHRPTFRELVEKLKHLQRLQAQASRLAQGSETTTSALDI from the exons ATGGCAGAGCTCCTCTTTGGACACTCTGCATCAGAAGCGCTTGGCCAGAATGTCTGTGAGTTACTCGTACATTCCCAAGACgctgatgaaggaaatgaaatagTGGAGAGGATTATCGCGGGAGAAGATTGGACAGGACAGTTCCCAGTAAGGAATAAAGTAGGGGAAGCTTTTTGTATCATTGTGACCAGTACCACATTATATGATGATAATGGTAGATTGGTAGGGATTATTTGTATATCAGGTGATGCAGATCCCTTTAGAGATGTTTTCGTTCCATTTTCTGGAAAAATTTCTCCTAAAGGGTGTTCAAACTCTAGATGGCTTAGGAGTTGTAGCCCAACAGTTCAACCTGGTGTTAATACTCAGCAACCTCTGCAAGATATGGTCGCCTCAAACAAATCGAATTTG GCATGTAGAGTGTCCAACAAAGTTTGGTTTGAAATGAAGACTAACGAGAACACTTTGGGGCCGGAAGTCCAGTCTGGAGATAGCGATTATTTTTATCACAGGAAGGATCTAAGTTCGAGTAGAGCTAGCACACCTAGACGAGGCATACTCCCGTCTCCCTTTGGTGTTCCTATCAAAGATACCCTAGAGAGAAGATCCCTTGAACAACCTGTCAGAGATTCTGGTCGCGATGATGGTGATGGGGTGATTGGGACGTACAAGAAAATAACCTCTAAGGCAGAGGCTTGGATTAGCAAAAAGGGGATATCATGGCCATGGATGGGAAGTGAGCAGGATGCGTTGGTAGCGCGGACTACCCATGATGTCATTCCATTCGCGAATCATGATGGTGAAATTTACTTTGATCAACAGAAGAATTCTGATTTTAACGAAAGGCTGGGGTTCCAGGTTGTTGGTAATAACCAGTTAGAATGTGAAGCCCCAGGTTCTTTGCCTCCTTCTATTGTCAAACGTACAAGCAGTGTGAGCACAAGTGGTAATAAAAGAAGCAGTGGTATTCGTAAAGTTGACAGGGAAACATGTTCCTTGGATTATGATATCTTGTGGGAAGATTTGACAATCGGGGAAAAAATCGGTCAAG GTTCATGTGGAAGTGTGTATCGTGGTCTATGGTGTGGCTCG GATGTTGCACTAAAGCGATTCTCAAAAGATGGTTACTCAGATGACTTGCTGCATTCCTACAGACAAGAG GTCTTACTTATGAAGAGGCTCCGGCATCCAAATGTACTACTATTTATGGGGGCAGTAGCATCACCTCAGCATCTCTGCATTGTTACAGAGTTCCTGCCACG TGGAAGTTTGTATCAGTTGCTTCGGCGGGGCTCTCAGAAATTAGATTGCAGGCGACGTATTCTCATGGCTTTGGACATT GCACGGGGTATGAATTATCTTCATCTTTGCAACCCACCTATTGTTCATCGTGACTTGAAGTCATCAAATCTGTTGGTTGATAAAAACTGGACTGTGAAG GTTGCCGACTTTGGTCTCTCAAAATTCAAGCAGCAAACATTTCTGTCAACCTTGACCGGACGAGGAACG CCGCAGTGGATGGCTCCAGAGGTTCTCCGTAATGATCGGTCAGATGAGAA GTCTGACATTTATAGTTATGGAGTAGTATTGTGGGAAATTGCCACACAAAAGATCCCTTGGGATAACTATAACTCAATGCAG GTGATTGGAGCTGTAGGATTCATGGACCAACGACTTGACATTCCAAAAGAAATGGATCCAGAATGGGCCTCTATAATTGAGAGCTGCTGGCAAAG TGACCCAGAACACCGACCAACATTTCGGGAACTGGTTGAGAAATTAAAGCATCTGCAGAGACTTCAAGCCCAAGCATCCCGCTTAGCACAAGGCAGTGAAACTACAACGTCGGCACTAGATATTTGA